In Ferroplasma sp., a single window of DNA contains:
- a CDS encoding mechanosensitive ion channel family protein, translating into MSKTKSNLAARRDQILKIVSEVIIGVVLAILSGFLANLFINMFLPQYKSYEVFVVETVHAVIILIIGLLVVGSFIKYLREVLIKTNRGLYGISLIVRIIFYIIILALVMSAFHVSVTGILAGSAIGGVVLGLAVQTVASNVLSSVFATSSNTIKFGEVISVNSWVWSIETTGKVVDVKTLFSKILTKDNNVIYLPNSEILGNSVITEFRNNGSNYVYPLNITAQADVPADKILEEVNARDDLKDMKFFLSSKNGVSNTFEALISFNEVTEINEKTARANMAIDGAYWDIKSKFNVLGPNSMYEGSEIVYPVTVTLNSDVPSEKLIEETGKLLPDTEIILLTRGAGTNVFLAKVKLSGRTMEKTINETNLAFEQAYSELKKESEPKTEDKKPDGGKPSNEKQ; encoded by the coding sequence ATGTCAAAAACTAAATCAAATCTTGCCGCCAGAAGGGATCAGATATTAAAAATAGTATCAGAGGTCATAATAGGAGTAGTATTGGCAATACTTTCCGGTTTTCTTGCGAACCTATTCATAAACATGTTTCTACCACAGTATAAATCCTACGAAGTATTCGTAGTAGAGACCGTACATGCAGTAATTATACTGATAATTGGATTGCTGGTAGTGGGGTCTTTTATCAAATACCTCAGGGAGGTGCTGATAAAAACCAACCGTGGGCTCTATGGGATATCACTGATTGTTAGAATTATTTTTTATATAATAATACTTGCTCTGGTGATGAGCGCGTTCCATGTGAGCGTTACAGGAATACTGGCAGGGAGTGCAATAGGCGGTGTGGTATTGGGCCTTGCCGTGCAGACGGTCGCCTCCAATGTTCTTTCCAGTGTATTTGCAACATCTTCCAACACCATAAAATTCGGGGAGGTTATATCAGTCAATTCATGGGTATGGAGCATAGAGACAACAGGAAAAGTTGTAGATGTTAAAACTCTGTTTTCAAAGATACTGACAAAGGACAACAATGTAATATACCTGCCAAATTCTGAAATACTTGGAAACAGTGTTATAACTGAGTTCAGAAATAACGGCAGCAATTATGTTTATCCACTGAACATAACTGCACAGGCCGATGTTCCGGCTGACAAAATACTGGAAGAGGTAAATGCAAGAGATGACCTTAAGGATATGAAATTCTTCCTTTCCAGCAAAAACGGTGTCAGCAATACATTCGAGGCTTTGATATCATTTAATGAGGTTACGGAAATAAATGAGAAAACTGCCAGGGCGAATATGGCAATCGATGGGGCATACTGGGATATAAAATCAAAATTCAATGTTCTGGGGCCAAATTCAATGTATGAAGGATCAGAGATAGTTTATCCGGTTACAGTAACACTGAATTCTGATGTTCCGTCTGAAAAATTAATTGAAGAAACTGGAAAATTGCTACCTGATACAGAGATAATACTTCTGACAAGGGGGGCAGGAACAAATGTCTTTCTTGCAAAGGTTAAACTATCCGGAAGAACCATGGAGAAAACCATAAACGAAACGAATCTAGCCTTCGAGCAGGCATACAGTGAATTGAAAAAAGAAAGCGAGCCGAAGACAGAGGACAAAAAGCCAGATGGCGGTAAACCAAGTAATGAAAAACAGTAA
- a CDS encoding FAD/NAD(P)-binding oxidoreductase codes for MNKINVIILGDANTGIITANKLRMRTGNDVEITIVGDSEKTYFKPEGVLIPFYGIDYRDTVKPTDSLINYGIRRIKSKAKKINPDNRQVILENGAIVEYDYLVIATGDRLVPENIPGYNSDVYHFYDMEHVIKLREKLKSIKGGKIVVGPASLPFQCPVAPEEFVFGLDALLRKKGIRDKSEITLIVPMDDVLPFKNVSDLEKKGFSDLGINFVPKFKTQNVDSDKHAVISESGESIDYDTLILIPPHMGQKVVVESGMGTGNGYIDVDKFTMRYRDYDNIYVVGDAANFPMKVGALGHSEAAYVAGRIASDTDGTYNEDKFDGFMGCSSVYPGQTGFTLSFDYYSKPFVNFASKTDYFLKYISGDTYFSSIIRGIL; via the coding sequence ATGAATAAAATCAATGTTATTATACTGGGAGATGCCAATACTGGAATAATAACCGCAAATAAATTGAGAATGCGTACAGGCAATGATGTTGAAATAACGATTGTAGGAGATTCTGAAAAAACATATTTCAAGCCAGAAGGTGTTCTTATACCATTTTATGGTATTGATTACAGGGATACTGTGAAACCCACAGATTCGCTTATAAATTACGGTATCAGGAGAATAAAGTCCAAGGCCAAAAAGATTAATCCGGATAATAGGCAGGTTATTCTTGAGAATGGGGCCATAGTGGAATACGATTACCTGGTTATTGCAACAGGAGATAGGCTTGTTCCAGAAAATATTCCCGGATATAACAGTGATGTATACCATTTTTATGATATGGAACACGTTATAAAGCTGAGAGAAAAACTTAAATCCATAAAAGGGGGGAAAATAGTGGTTGGCCCTGCAAGTCTTCCTTTCCAGTGCCCTGTTGCACCTGAAGAGTTTGTTTTCGGGCTTGATGCTCTACTGAGAAAGAAGGGCATAAGGGACAAAAGCGAGATAACTCTTATAGTTCCCATGGACGATGTCCTTCCATTTAAAAACGTTTCAGACCTTGAAAAAAAGGGATTTTCGGACCTTGGAATAAATTTTGTTCCGAAGTTCAAAACGCAAAATGTTGATTCAGATAAGCATGCCGTAATATCGGAAAGTGGGGAATCTATTGATTATGATACACTTATCCTGATACCCCCACATATGGGGCAGAAGGTTGTAGTGGAATCCGGCATGGGCACCGGTAACGGATACATTGATGTGGATAAATTTACAATGCGGTACAGGGATTATGACAACATTTACGTGGTGGGCGATGCGGCTAATTTTCCCATGAAGGTCGGTGCTCTGGGGCATTCAGAGGCCGCCTATGTTGCAGGGAGAATTGCATCAGACACTGATGGAACTTACAATGAGGATAAATTTGACGGATTTATGGGATGTTCCAGCGTGTATCCCGGCCAGACAGGGTTTACCCTCTCCTTTGATTACTACTCCAAGCCATTTGTAAATTTTGCATCAAAAACAGATTATTTTCTTAAGTACATTTCTGGAGATACATATTTCTCCTCAATAATAAGGGGTATACTTTAG
- the dph5 gene encoding diphthine synthase has product MLNIMGLGLRGIKSLTVEELEILQKSDIVYFETYTSVSPEATFDSLKIVCKGTLAEANREFIETGTEILREAKNKNVTLLVTGDALSATTHNEIRLEAEKLGIKVNVFENASIITAFTSKTGLFNYRFGNIVSMPFVYENFFPVSVYDKIYLNYSNNMHTLLLLDLANGKTMPVYQALLTLEGMEEKRKRGMISDNTKVIVGIGIASENEKIINSCIGNIIKTKPEGSPASIIIPASLNDKEMEFLNVFSSVEL; this is encoded by the coding sequence ATGCTGAATATAATGGGTTTAGGACTAAGGGGGATTAAAAGCCTAACAGTTGAGGAGTTAGAAATTCTCCAGAAATCTGATATAGTTTATTTTGAAACCTATACATCTGTTTCTCCGGAAGCTACATTCGACTCTTTAAAGATTGTATGCAAAGGCACACTGGCTGAGGCAAACAGAGAATTTATTGAAACCGGCACAGAAATATTAAGAGAGGCCAAAAATAAAAATGTAACTCTCCTGGTTACCGGAGATGCACTTTCAGCTACAACACATAATGAAATCAGGCTCGAAGCAGAAAAACTTGGAATTAAAGTTAATGTATTTGAAAATGCCTCAATTATCACAGCCTTCACCTCTAAGACAGGATTGTTTAACTACAGATTCGGCAACATAGTTTCCATGCCATTTGTATATGAAAATTTCTTTCCTGTAAGTGTCTACGATAAAATCTATTTAAATTATTCAAATAATATGCACACACTGCTTCTGCTGGACCTGGCAAATGGAAAGACCATGCCCGTGTATCAGGCCCTGCTGACACTGGAAGGAATGGAAGAAAAGAGAAAAAGGGGAATGATAAGCGATAATACTAAAGTAATTGTGGGGATAGGCATAGCATCTGAAAATGAAAAAATAATAAATTCCTGCATAGGCAACATTATCAAAACCAAACCTGAGGGATCACCTGCATCAATAATCATACCCGCCAGTTTGAATGACAAGGAAATGGAATTCCTTAATGTTTTCTCCAGCGTGGAATTATAA
- a CDS encoding DUF1641 domain-containing protein, which produces MNGNDDLLKDNELESALENNMDVVLAFLRLMERLKAAGLVEALDYISSDVIPDNLAFFARAFTSKDMLETISKSGNTLISALFLLSNREMSDMIKAISFNSQGIAEAVREGASGSHPLSVLKIMGMLKDPEVAAGLNAMISGLKAFGNVLKKLD; this is translated from the coding sequence ATGAACGGAAATGATGATTTATTAAAGGATAATGAGTTAGAGTCTGCACTTGAGAACAATATGGATGTTGTTCTTGCATTTCTCAGGTTAATGGAAAGGTTGAAGGCAGCCGGGCTTGTGGAGGCGCTGGATTATATAAGCAGTGATGTGATTCCGGACAACCTGGCATTTTTCGCAAGGGCATTTACATCAAAGGATATGCTCGAAACCATATCAAAATCTGGAAATACACTGATTTCAGCCCTATTCCTGCTGTCCAACAGGGAAATGTCAGATATGATAAAGGCTATCTCGTTCAATAGCCAGGGCATTGCTGAGGCAGTTCGTGAAGGAGCATCTGGGTCTCACCCACTTTCTGTGCTTAAAATAATGGGAATGCTCAAGGATCCGGAGGTTGCAGCGGGGTTAAATGCAATGATTTCCGGACTGAAAGCCTTTGGAAATGTGCTTAAAAAGTTAGACTGA
- a CDS encoding AAA family ATPase — MKSINKIFEVQNYLTNMFVGREDVINGVLAGLISGEPTLLVGPPGTAKTSIIDTMSKLMNARYFYYLLTKFTEPEELLGPIDINALKNGEYRNIITGKLPDANIVFLDEIFKASSAIRNTLLDIMLNRRLPNGGVMMDLDLLGIYSASNEISDDEEDMALYDRYPIKVFHGYVERTILRDLLDRGINMEARKGEEKPFISIEEVRDLQTEAVERLNHLRSMSTDVIDRYMEALFQLEENDVILSDRRKIKLLKIASAFSILMNSKVITGNDIAMALRYSADSEDYKPKIEAAIIDSKLENKSEIVQKAETTMEETKSLIQATEDAINRNSPYNVVLDQLSLLEIYIKKLEKMKFDLGSDKSPYHKDIVNRINSSLNFAGERYEKLKGR; from the coding sequence ATGAAAAGCATCAACAAAATTTTTGAGGTACAGAACTATCTTACAAATATGTTTGTGGGCAGGGAAGATGTAATAAACGGTGTACTTGCTGGATTGATATCTGGAGAACCAACCCTCCTGGTTGGCCCACCAGGCACGGCAAAAACGTCCATAATAGACACAATGAGCAAGCTTATGAACGCCCGTTATTTTTACTATCTGCTAACAAAGTTTACTGAGCCGGAAGAATTGCTTGGGCCCATAGACATAAATGCTCTCAAAAACGGTGAGTACAGAAATATAATAACAGGAAAGCTGCCCGATGCAAATATAGTATTTCTGGATGAGATATTCAAGGCCAGTTCAGCCATAAGAAATACACTGCTTGATATAATGCTGAACCGCAGGCTTCCCAACGGGGGTGTAATGATGGATCTTGATCTTCTGGGCATTTACTCTGCAAGCAATGAAATTTCTGATGATGAAGAGGATATGGCACTCTATGATAGATACCCCATAAAGGTATTTCATGGTTATGTAGAGAGAACTATTCTCAGGGACCTGCTTGATAGGGGCATAAACATGGAAGCCAGGAAAGGTGAAGAAAAACCATTTATAAGCATAGAGGAGGTGAGGGACCTTCAGACTGAGGCAGTGGAAAGGCTAAATCATCTCAGGAGCATGAGCACTGACGTTATAGATAGATACATGGAAGCTCTGTTCCAGCTGGAGGAAAATGATGTAATACTCAGCGATAGAAGGAAAATAAAACTCTTGAAGATTGCATCTGCTTTCAGCATATTGATGAACTCTAAAGTAATTACAGGGAATGATATAGCAATGGCACTTCGGTACAGTGCAGATAGCGAGGATTACAAACCTAAAATAGAGGCAGCCATAATTGATTCGAAACTTGAGAACAAATCAGAGATCGTACAGAAGGCTGAGACCACCATGGAAGAAACAAAATCCCTGATACAGGCCACAGAAGATGCTATAAACAGGAACTCACCATACAACGTTGTCCTAGATCAGCTGAGCCTTCTTGAGATTTATATAAAGAAGCTTGAAAAGATGAAGTTCGATCTTGGGAGTGACAAATCACCATACCATAAGGATATTGTAAACAGGATAAACTCATCTCTCAACTTTGCTGGGGAACGATATGAAAAACTTAAGGGAAGATGA
- the cobA gene encoding uroporphyrinogen-III C-methyltransferase produces MGKAYIVGCGPGNKNMLTLAGARIIAMADVLIYDHLINPEILDMAKPGCNKIYVGKKPYVKRISQEEINRLIVNETLKTNIVVRLKGGDPFLFGRGGEEIEELIKNHIEYEIVPGVSALISVPESAGIPLTHRNVNHGVIVTTGNSVENFSIPDCHNFNCSMYTLVIFMGAYNLKGIIEKLLLSGYSSDTPLAIVENGTYNHQKTFTGTLGNISYTYSGSPSIIVVGNVVDYHKDFQVIENRKYSGRIITVFYDFFPPPTEYLESAGFTVYKIRESQIFPEKMDVAYLSGKNIAIEGRYVETVFSEMRTSMIDIRKIGKIATDSTGKELLKAYGIFDVWDISEIDDTYIKLADGAGGSMPVARLEKVSFNGYIQDYVEKSDMIVMAGASDSIPEGIKISREIPLIRVEYPYDGFQEKTLSFFEGDYEED; encoded by the coding sequence ATGGGAAAGGCGTACATAGTTGGCTGTGGGCCGGGAAATAAAAACATGCTTACTCTGGCCGGTGCAAGAATAATAGCCATGGCTGATGTTTTAATTTACGACCACCTGATCAATCCCGAGATACTTGATATGGCTAAACCCGGATGCAATAAAATTTACGTTGGGAAAAAACCTTATGTTAAAAGAATATCGCAGGAAGAAATTAATAGATTGATTGTGAACGAAACCCTGAAAACTAATATAGTGGTAAGGCTCAAGGGTGGAGACCCCTTTCTATTCGGCCGCGGTGGGGAGGAGATTGAGGAATTAATAAAAAATCATATAGAATATGAGATTGTTCCAGGCGTGTCGGCGCTGATTTCTGTACCCGAATCTGCCGGAATACCACTGACACACAGAAACGTTAACCATGGTGTGATAGTCACTACAGGAAACAGTGTTGAGAATTTTAGCATACCTGACTGCCATAATTTCAATTGCAGTATGTATACACTTGTTATTTTCATGGGGGCGTATAATTTGAAAGGAATAATTGAAAAGCTCCTGTTATCAGGGTATAGCAGTGATACGCCTCTGGCAATTGTTGAGAATGGAACATATAATCACCAGAAAACCTTCACGGGAACACTGGGGAATATTAGCTATACATACAGCGGGTCCCCCTCTATAATAGTTGTTGGAAACGTTGTGGATTACCATAAAGATTTTCAGGTTATTGAGAACAGGAAGTATTCAGGCAGGATCATAACAGTATTTTATGATTTTTTCCCGCCACCTACGGAATACCTTGAAAGTGCGGGGTTCACAGTATATAAAATCCGGGAATCCCAGATATTCCCTGAAAAAATGGACGTTGCATATCTATCAGGCAAAAATATAGCCATTGAGGGCAGATATGTGGAAACAGTCTTTTCTGAAATGAGAACTTCCATGATAGACATCAGGAAAATAGGTAAAATTGCAACTGACAGTACGGGAAAAGAATTGCTTAAAGCGTATGGGATTTTTGATGTCTGGGATATCTCAGAAATTGATGATACATATATTAAACTGGCAGATGGCGCGGGAGGAAGTATGCCTGTGGCGAGACTTGAAAAGGTTAGCTTCAATGGGTACATTCAGGATTATGTTGAAAAATCCGATATGATAGTTATGGCAGGTGCATCCGATTCCATTCCGGAGGGGATAAAAATCTCAAGGGAAATTCCCTTAATAAGGGTAGAATATCCCTATGATGGTTTCCAGGAGAAAACCCTGTCATTTTTTGAGGGAGATTATGAAGAGGATTAA
- a CDS encoding precorrin-2 C(20)-methyltransferase, with amino-acid sequence MSKFTVVGLGPGDPELVTMKGYRALNNAQIIFYPKTSLNSAENILLSLGIDREKLRPMEFPIGSEKLQDLCAGYGKMIMETYYRNVESVYAVEGEPMLYSTFLDINPFLDIEYTIIPGISSMNGISAAMKIILATKDEPLQIIPAIKDYRYMESRIMSMQNTVIFKAIRAKDIIKDIIIKHEIKDYFIMSYVSTDQERIYNNIEDIRDYMTIVVIKRYI; translated from the coding sequence ATGAGTAAATTCACAGTAGTTGGTCTCGGTCCGGGAGACCCGGAACTGGTAACAATGAAGGGATACAGGGCACTGAATAATGCGCAGATCATATTTTATCCAAAAACATCCCTGAATTCCGCGGAAAACATACTGTTATCCCTGGGAATTGATAGGGAAAAACTCAGGCCAATGGAATTTCCTATAGGCAGCGAAAAGTTACAGGATCTCTGTGCTGGATATGGAAAGATGATAATGGAGACATATTACAGGAATGTAGAATCGGTGTATGCTGTAGAAGGAGAGCCAATGTTATACAGTACATTTCTTGATATAAATCCATTTCTGGATATTGAATACACAATAATTCCTGGAATCAGCTCTATGAACGGGATTTCAGCTGCCATGAAAATTATTCTGGCAACAAAGGATGAACCCCTACAGATAATTCCGGCAATAAAGGATTACAGGTATATGGAGAGCAGGATAATGTCCATGCAGAATACGGTTATATTCAAGGCCATAAGGGCTAAGGATATTATTAAGGATATTATAATCAAACATGAAATAAAGGATTATTTTATTATGAGTTACGTATCTACAGATCAGGAAAGAATTTATAATAATATTGAAGATATAAGGGATTATATGACTATAGTGGTGATAAAACGATACATATAA
- the cobM gene encoding precorrin-4 C(11)-methyltransferase, giving the protein MHIIGAGPGDPELLTVKAKRIIDLSDVIIYADSLVNPEVFQDSRADKIIKTSTMNIDEINETVKKYYDDGKEIARLHSGDPSVYGAINDEMQFFRENGMEFEIIPGISSVFAAAASLGLELTAPGTTQSVILTRVPRRTEHFEKEDLELLAEHKTSLAIFLSASNARKVSEKLINAGYSPEDRAIIAYRVSWPDEKMIMSTIGNLEHAMFENRINRQALIMVGGNISYYSNKKSYLYNPDFTHLFRKSSKKD; this is encoded by the coding sequence ATACATATAATAGGTGCTGGACCGGGGGACCCGGAACTTCTTACAGTAAAGGCAAAGAGGATCATAGATCTGTCAGATGTTATTATTTATGCTGATTCACTTGTGAACCCTGAAGTGTTCCAAGATAGCAGGGCGGATAAAATAATAAAAACCTCAACAATGAACATAGATGAAATTAATGAAACCGTTAAAAAATATTATGATGATGGAAAGGAAATCGCAAGGCTACACAGTGGTGACCCTTCCGTATATGGCGCAATTAACGATGAAATGCAATTTTTCAGGGAAAATGGCATGGAATTTGAAATAATTCCTGGGATTAGTTCAGTATTCGCCGCGGCTGCAAGCCTGGGACTCGAACTTACAGCCCCGGGTACAACACAATCTGTCATACTTACCAGGGTTCCAAGAAGAACGGAGCATTTTGAAAAAGAAGACCTGGAATTGCTGGCTGAACATAAAACATCACTGGCAATATTTCTCAGTGCTTCCAACGCCAGAAAGGTTAGTGAAAAGCTGATCAATGCAGGATATTCTCCGGAGGACCGTGCAATAATAGCATACAGGGTTTCATGGCCGGATGAGAAAATGATAATGTCTACTATAGGAAATCTGGAACATGCAATGTTCGAAAATCGGATAAACAGGCAGGCCCTAATAATGGTAGGCGGCAATATTTCATACTATTCAAATAAAAAATCATATCTTTATAATCCAGATTTCACGCATTTATTCAGGAAATCATCCAAAAAGGATTGA
- the cbiE gene encoding precorrin-6y C5,15-methyltransferase (decarboxylating) subunit CbiE, producing the protein MKRINIVGVFPGRDLRHEALECISSSDIIFSGERNMDLFDKSGKQVIKIGELKKFREDMASAYRTGKVITVMATGDPLFYGIGKYITENYKPDEIMIIPEVSSIQIALSRIALNSMGLYTISLHGRPIKGLAQKIRNKTKIGIFTDNLNTPAAIARYMIRFGLSSYMAYIFENLGYENEKISKLPVRELADKEFSYLNVMILISENSTKISLPDDDMFARHNGNITKREVRNISLYDLDINDGETLWDVGSGSGSVAIGASFQNWNGNIYAIEKKAELCMNIESNMEMCASDINIINGMAPEALHDLPDPDCVFIGGSSGKIKEIMDYSFRRMKINGRMVINITTIENLEDAMDYIKSRNLNSEIRQVNISRLMPVSKYRRFVPMDQIYIIKVIKNE; encoded by the coding sequence ATGAAGAGGATTAACATTGTTGGTGTTTTCCCCGGAAGGGATCTGAGACATGAAGCCCTAGAGTGCATAAGTAGCAGCGATATTATATTCTCAGGAGAGCGCAATATGGATCTTTTTGATAAATCCGGTAAGCAGGTTATTAAAATTGGAGAATTAAAAAAATTCCGCGAGGATATGGCCTCTGCATACAGGACAGGCAAAGTTATAACTGTGATGGCCACAGGAGACCCACTATTTTATGGTATTGGGAAGTATATTACTGAAAACTATAAACCGGATGAAATTATGATTATCCCTGAGGTAAGCTCTATTCAGATTGCGCTTTCCAGAATTGCACTTAACTCAATGGGCCTGTACACAATAAGCCTCCATGGAAGACCCATTAAGGGGCTGGCACAGAAAATAAGGAATAAAACCAAGATAGGCATATTTACAGATAATCTGAACACGCCTGCTGCCATAGCAAGATACATGATAAGATTCGGGCTCTCATCATATATGGCATATATATTCGAAAACCTTGGATATGAAAATGAAAAAATATCAAAGCTACCGGTGAGGGAATTGGCCGATAAGGAGTTTAGTTACCTTAATGTTATGATACTCATATCAGAAAACAGTACTAAAATCTCTTTGCCCGATGACGATATGTTTGCCAGGCATAATGGAAATATTACTAAAAGAGAAGTAAGGAATATTTCATTATATGATCTGGATATAAATGATGGTGAGACCTTATGGGACGTGGGTTCGGGATCTGGGTCTGTGGCAATAGGTGCCTCTTTCCAGAACTGGAACGGAAATATTTACGCAATAGAAAAAAAGGCGGAACTCTGCATGAATATAGAATCCAACATGGAAATGTGTGCATCCGATATAAATATTATAAATGGGATGGCACCTGAGGCACTTCACGACCTGCCAGATCCTGATTGCGTTTTTATAGGGGGTTCTTCAGGAAAAATTAAGGAAATTATGGATTATTCTTTCAGAAGAATGAAAATAAATGGGAGAATGGTTATAAACATAACAACCATAGAAAATTTAGAGGATGCCATGGATTATATAAAATCCAGAAATCTGAATTCTGAAATAAGACAGGTAAATATATCCCGGCTTATGCCTGTATCAAAATACAGAAGATTTGTACCTATGGATCAGATTTACATTATAAAGGTGATCAAGAATGAGTAA
- the serS gene encoding serine--tRNA ligase has protein sequence MIDIKLLRSNSKIFYDSCRARGFDTNVLDEFFTLDSKWKENLKVINDYKHEKNTISLHISEMVKSGNDETEKLKNNVREINEKISSIEQEQKIIENRRNELVRLIPNLLADDVPVCSGDDNSKIVKYYGHAMVFSEDEDYFKKNSMGATDYEILKNRPVDHQTIMERYDLADLQRAGKIAGSRFYFLKNRLFKLELALINYAVDFLSQRNFTVMEPPFMINYASMSGATDIETFKDALYKIEGDDLYLIATAEHPLASMLAGETLEESELPLRLSGVSPCFRREAGAHGKDTKGIFRVHQFNKIEQFVYCRPEESWDYFNELVSNAEDIYKSLRLPYRIVNICSGDLGSLAAKKYDIEVWYPSQGKFREVVSASNDTDYQARSLNIKYRTPDGNKFVHTLNSTAIATERVLVAIMENFQEEDSIKVPDVLVPYTGFSEISMEVK, from the coding sequence ATGATAGATATAAAACTTCTTAGGTCCAACAGTAAAATATTCTACGATTCATGCAGAGCCAGGGGCTTTGATACGAATGTCCTTGATGAATTTTTCACTCTTGATTCAAAATGGAAGGAGAACCTTAAGGTTATAAATGACTACAAACATGAAAAAAATACCATAAGTCTTCATATTTCAGAAATGGTAAAGTCAGGTAATGATGAAACTGAGAAGTTGAAAAATAATGTAAGGGAAATTAACGAGAAAATCAGCAGTATTGAGCAGGAACAGAAAATCATAGAAAACCGCAGGAATGAACTGGTGCGCCTCATACCTAACCTTCTGGCAGATGATGTGCCGGTTTGTTCCGGTGATGATAATAGTAAAATTGTAAAATATTACGGGCATGCAATGGTATTCAGCGAGGATGAGGATTATTTTAAAAAGAACAGTATGGGTGCCACAGATTACGAGATACTGAAAAACAGGCCCGTTGACCATCAAACGATCATGGAAAGATACGATCTCGCCGATCTTCAGAGAGCCGGTAAAATAGCAGGCTCCAGATTTTATTTCCTGAAAAACCGCCTATTTAAGCTTGAACTGGCCCTTATTAATTATGCAGTTGATTTTCTTTCCCAGAGAAATTTTACGGTTATGGAGCCGCCTTTTATGATTAATTATGCCTCCATGTCCGGTGCTACAGATATAGAGACATTCAAGGATGCGCTGTACAAAATAGAAGGGGATGACCTTTATCTTATTGCAACTGCTGAGCACCCACTTGCATCAATGCTTGCCGGTGAAACCCTGGAGGAAAGTGAGCTGCCATTGAGGCTTAGCGGCGTTTCACCATGCTTCAGAAGGGAAGCGGGTGCACATGGAAAGGATACCAAGGGCATATTCAGGGTTCACCAGTTTAACAAGATAGAGCAGTTTGTTTACTGCAGGCCTGAAGAATCCTGGGATTACTTCAATGAGCTTGTATCCAATGCAGAGGATATCTATAAAAGCCTCAGGCTGCCATATAGAATTGTAAATATATGTTCAGGGGATCTGGGAAGCCTTGCAGCGAAAAAATACGATATTGAGGTCTGGTATCCCTCCCAGGGGAAATTCAGAGAGGTAGTTTCAGCATCTAATGATACGGATTACCAGGCAAGGTCGCTTAATATAAAATACAGGACCCCGGATGGAAATAAATTTGTACATACACTGAACAGTACTGCAATTGCAACGGAAAGGGTACTTGTTGCAATAATGGAAAATTTCCAGGAGGAGGATAGTATAAAGGTTCCTGATGTTCTAGTACCATACACAGGTTTCAGCGAAATATCTATGGAGGTAAAATAA